A stretch of the Tolypothrix sp. NIES-4075 genome encodes the following:
- a CDS encoding PAS domain S-box protein, with the protein MQALAEFLHLPSIESVIDFSFLTVAPATSVIEAIALLSNEQASAVLVIEDSHIQGLFTPQDVLRLISHEVDLKTTQISQVMNHSVITLKKSDFHDIATALSLLRQHQLSLIPIVDEQNELLGIVTFQSICQALSTGKKRDSLELASLVETNEDVFRQLIENICEVFFVRDPKENKIVYASPAYEKIWGRKCDRLYENPLDFTEAIHPEDRDRIIADITAQTSGKPYEQEYRILRPDGEVRWIWSRTFPLKNELGEVYRITGIAQDITLAKQASQALRESEQRFQTMADSAPVLIWMSDTDAVCTFLNQAWLDFTGRTQEQELGNGWTENIHCEDRERCIDIYFSAFNARQCFQMEYRLWRGDGGYRWLLDRGIPRFTPDGNFAGYIGCCIDITELKQTNEELETLIAERTKIVKQMNRQLVLEMADRQHFEDELRRSQQMLQLVFDNIPECVFWKDIDSVYLGCNRNFAHCVGFDNPEDIVGKTDYDLVCNQQEASFYRECDARVMQTNTPEYKIVAPHIQRDGKQAWLQTNKVPLHNTEGKVVGILGTFEDITVKRQAELALRETQERLQAILDNSSAIIYIVDTEDRYLLINRQYEKLFNMAQQQIVGKSIYDIWSKDVADGFVVNNRQVLLNNIPIEAEEVVPQEDGLHTYLSVKFPLLDANGVASGVCGISTDITERKRTESELRQSEERFRTLVEGVRDYAIFMLSPQGQIASWNFGAQSITGYQEAEIIGQHFSCFQGLEETSSINEELEIAAATGRFECEGKCIRKDGSHFWANIVITALQDETGLRGFCKFIRDITYKKVAEETLLRWRKAIESSSDAIGITDIDGQGVYVNPAFIELFAYTVEELNAAGGPSAIFTKKPEFERIKETVQRGESWRGEVSLQTRIGRIVQIDLRADAIKDAAGKIIGTVGIHTDISERKRVEQTLKLRDRAIAACNNGIIISDAKLPDSPLIYVNAAFERTTGYTAVEVIGRNCRFLQGSDTQQPEIKQLRAAIRQEEECTVIIRNYRKDGTLFWNKLNISPVFDVNGVCTHYIGIQTDVSEQQAALRERKLAETILLVLQERLQYLLDSSPGVIYTCKTSSNYGTTFVSENIATMLGYEAQEFLESSSFWASHIHPEDAPQVFAQMSRIFEQEQYNHEYRFLHQDGVYRWIYDQAKLVRDQAGNPLEIVGYWADITDRKQLEEELRSALEKEKELNELKSRFISMTSHEFRTPLSTILSSCELLEHYRHKWTQEKQLNHLHRIQNAVKRMTEMFNDVLFISKEEAGKLDCRTQTLDLVQYCRHLVEEVQQNLTSQQYEAQPSPRIAFSSQYQFMPCCMDENLLEHILSNLLSNAIKYSNIDSTVKFTLTKEDERAIFVIQDQGIGIPQEDLLHLYESFHRATNVGNRQGTGLGLAIVKKCVDIHQGEIFVKSELGIGTTFTVILPLNKADACTGD; encoded by the coding sequence ATGCAAGCTTTGGCTGAATTTCTTCATCTACCATCAATAGAATCGGTAATTGATTTTTCTTTTTTGACTGTTGCACCTGCAACATCTGTAATCGAAGCGATCGCGCTTTTGAGTAACGAACAAGCTAGTGCTGTCTTGGTAATCGAAGATTCGCACATTCAAGGCTTGTTTACACCCCAAGATGTTCTGCGGCTAATTTCTCATGAAGTTGACTTGAAAACTACTCAGATTTCTCAAGTCATGAATCATTCAGTAATTACGCTGAAAAAATCTGATTTTCACGATATCGCTACAGCTTTGTCATTATTGCGCCAACATCAGTTGAGTTTAATTCCAATTGTTGATGAGCAAAATGAATTATTAGGTATAGTCACATTTCAAAGCATTTGTCAAGCGCTGTCAACGGGAAAAAAACGAGATTCTCTAGAGTTGGCATCGCTAGTAGAGACGAACGAGGATGTATTTCGGCAACTTATAGAAAACATTTGCGAAGTTTTCTTTGTGCGCGACCCGAAAGAGAACAAGATAGTTTATGCGAGTCCGGCTTATGAAAAAATTTGGGGACGTAAGTGCGATCGCTTGTATGAAAATCCGCTAGACTTTACCGAAGCGATTCATCCCGAAGATCGCGATCGCATAATCGCCGACATCACCGCCCAAACATCCGGCAAGCCTTACGAACAAGAATACAGGATTTTGCGTCCCGATGGCGAAGTGCGCTGGATTTGGTCGCGAACTTTTCCCCTAAAAAATGAATTGGGAGAAGTTTACCGCATTACTGGCATCGCCCAAGATATTACTTTGGCAAAACAAGCTTCACAAGCGTTGCGAGAAAGTGAACAACGCTTTCAGACAATGGCTGATTCCGCACCTGTGCTTATCTGGATGTCAGACACAGATGCTGTATGTACGTTTTTGAACCAGGCTTGGTTAGATTTTACTGGACGAACTCAAGAACAAGAATTAGGCAACGGTTGGACAGAAAATATTCATTGTGAAGATCGAGAGCGCTGTATAGATATTTACTTTTCAGCTTTTAATGCCCGTCAGTGCTTCCAGATGGAATATCGCCTTTGGCGTGGTGATGGAGGGTATCGTTGGTTACTCGATAGGGGCATCCCCAGATTTACACCTGATGGTAACTTTGCTGGTTACATCGGCTGCTGCATAGATATTACCGAACTCAAGCAAACGAACGAAGAGTTAGAAACACTCATAGCAGAACGCACTAAAATTGTCAAACAAATGAATCGGCAACTAGTGCTAGAAATGGCAGATCGCCAGCATTTTGAAGACGAATTACGGCGATCGCAGCAAATGTTGCAATTAGTGTTCGACAACATCCCCGAATGTGTTTTTTGGAAAGATATAGATTCTGTTTACTTGGGTTGTAACCGAAATTTTGCTCATTGTGTTGGTTTTGACAACCCAGAAGATATTGTTGGTAAGACTGACTACGATTTGGTTTGCAATCAACAAGAAGCGAGCTTTTATCGAGAGTGTGATGCCAGGGTAATGCAGACAAATACCCCTGAATATAAGATAGTCGCACCCCACATTCAAAGAGATGGTAAACAAGCTTGGTTGCAGACAAATAAAGTCCCGCTTCATAATACCGAAGGTAAGGTGGTGGGTATCCTTGGCACCTTTGAAGATATTACAGTCAAAAGACAGGCAGAATTAGCATTGCGCGAAACTCAAGAGCGACTGCAAGCGATTTTAGATAATTCTTCAGCAATTATTTATATAGTAGATACCGAGGATAGATATCTGTTAATCAACCGTCAGTATGAAAAGCTGTTTAACATGGCTCAACAGCAAATTGTAGGTAAAAGCATATATGATATTTGGTCTAAAGATGTTGCCGATGGGTTTGTGGTGAATAACCGCCAAGTACTCTTAAATAACATTCCCATAGAAGCAGAAGAAGTTGTTCCCCAAGAAGATGGGTTGCACACTTACTTATCAGTTAAGTTTCCTTTACTTGATGCCAATGGCGTTGCTTCTGGTGTATGTGGAATTTCTACAGACATTACAGAACGCAAACGCACCGAGTCAGAATTGCGCCAAAGTGAAGAACGCTTTCGCACTTTAGTTGAAGGTGTCAGAGACTACGCAATTTTCATGCTTTCGCCACAAGGACAAATTGCTAGCTGGAACTTTGGCGCCCAAAGCATTACCGGATATCAAGAAGCAGAAATTATCGGGCAGCATTTTTCTTGCTTTCAAGGACTTGAGGAAACTAGCAGCATAAATGAAGAATTAGAGATAGCAGCAGCAACAGGTCGATTTGAATGTGAAGGCAAGTGCATCCGCAAAGATGGTTCGCACTTCTGGGCAAATATTGTAATTACCGCATTACAAGATGAAACTGGGCTACGTGGCTTTTGCAAATTTATCCGCGATATCACATACAAAAAAGTAGCGGAGGAAACTTTGTTACGCTGGCGAAAAGCAATCGAAAGTAGCAGCGATGCAATTGGGATAACTGACATCGACGGGCAGGGAGTTTATGTCAATCCAGCGTTTATCGAATTGTTTGCTTACACAGTAGAAGAGTTAAATGCAGCTGGCGGACCATCTGCTATTTTTACAAAGAAGCCGGAATTTGAGAGAATAAAAGAGACTGTGCAGCGTGGCGAGTCGTGGCGTGGTGAAGTGAGTTTGCAAACGCGCATTGGTCGCATTGTGCAAATTGATTTACGTGCCGATGCGATTAAAGATGCTGCGGGGAAAATTATCGGCACTGTTGGTATCCACACCGATATTAGTGAGCGCAAGCGAGTAGAGCAAACTTTAAAACTACGCGATCGCGCGATCGCTGCCTGCAACAATGGCATTATCATTTCTGATGCCAAATTGCCAGATTCGCCGCTTATCTATGTCAATGCTGCCTTTGAGCGAACGACCGGCTACACAGCAGTAGAAGTCATCGGACGCAATTGTCGTTTTCTCCAAGGTAGCGATACTCAACAACCAGAAATCAAGCAACTTCGTGCAGCTATACGGCAAGAAGAAGAATGCACAGTAATTATACGCAACTATCGTAAAGATGGTACTTTGTTTTGGAATAAATTAAACATTTCTCCGGTTTTTGATGTCAATGGTGTCTGCACCCACTATATCGGTATTCAAACCGATGTTAGCGAGCAGCAAGCTGCGCTACGCGAACGCAAGTTAGCAGAAACAATTCTACTGGTATTGCAAGAAAGGCTGCAATATTTACTTGACTCTAGTCCTGGCGTGATTTATACCTGCAAAACTTCCAGCAATTACGGCACCACCTTCGTCAGCGAAAATATCGCCACTATGCTGGGGTATGAAGCACAAGAATTTCTCGAATCTTCTAGCTTCTGGGCTAGCCACATTCACCCAGAAGACGCACCGCAGGTATTTGCTCAGATGTCAAGAATATTTGAGCAAGAACAGTACAACCACGAATATCGCTTTTTGCATCAAGATGGGGTTTATCGGTGGATATACGACCAAGCGAAACTAGTGCGCGATCAAGCTGGCAATCCACTGGAAATCGTCGGTTACTGGGCAGATATCACCGATCGCAAGCAATTAGAAGAGGAACTCAGAAGTGCGTTAGAAAAAGAAAAAGAACTTAACGAACTTAAATCCCGCTTTATTTCCATGACTTCCCATGAATTCCGCACACCCTTGAGTACTATTCTTTCTTCTTGCGAGTTACTCGAACACTATCGGCACAAATGGACGCAAGAAAAACAACTCAATCATTTGCATCGCATTCAAAACGCAGTCAAGCGGATGACTGAAATGTTTAATGATGTTTTGTTTATTAGTAAGGAAGAAGCGGGAAAACTAGACTGTAGAACACAAACCTTGGATTTGGTTCAATACTGCCGTCATTTGGTGGAAGAAGTGCAACAGAATCTCACTAGTCAGCAATATGAAGCACAACCCAGCCCGCGTATTGCTTTTAGCAGTCAATATCAATTCATGCCATGTTGCATGGATGAAAACTTGCTCGAACACATTCTGAGTAACTTACTCTCAAATGCGATTAAGTATTCAAATATTGATTCTACCGTCAAGTTTACTTTGACTAAAGAGGATGAACGAGCAATATTTGTGATTCAAGACCAAGGTATTGGTATTCCTCAAGAAGACCTACTTCACCTGTATGAATCTTTCCACCGTGCCACTAATGTTGGCAATCGCCAAGGAACCGGTTTAGGATTGGCGATTGTGAAAAAGTGTGTAGACATACACCAAGGGGAAATTT